One segment of Nyctibius grandis isolate bNycGra1 chromosome 11, bNycGra1.pri, whole genome shotgun sequence DNA contains the following:
- the COX14 gene encoding cytochrome c oxidase assembly protein COX14 — MVSGKRLADLGYKAFSGSMMLLTLYGGYLCGVRTYRILQRRRERQAVAGPDS; from the coding sequence ATGGTGTCCGGCAAGCGGCTGGCTGACTTGGGCTACAAGGCCTTCTCCGGTTCCATGATGCTGCTGACGCTCTACGGCGGGTACCTGTGCGGCGTCCGCACCTACCGCATCCTCCAGCGCCGCCGGGAGCGGCAAGCCGTTGCCGGTCCCGACAGCTGA